A genomic stretch from Planctomycetota bacterium includes:
- a CDS encoding helicase C-terminal domain-containing protein, whose amino-acid sequence MSDDAATTPDLAERLAPGGAVARRLGDNYEARPQQVAMASAVDGALRNGQTLLAEAGTGVGKSFAYLLPAIEAAAKRKKRVVVSTHTIALQEQIVDKDVPLLRAATGEEFTAVLVKGRGNYLCLRRLDSASRRQSSLFASEQERSSLADLEAWASETNDGDVGSLPILPDMRVWEHARAEAGNCMGKRCRFFKACHWQAAKRRMQTANVLVVNHALFFSDLALRLAGVTYLPKYDHVVFDEAHTLEDAAATHFGLRVGEGGVNRSLRQLFDVKRTKGFLTTLARAGGDAEKVNELVGLVADAQAVCEGFFDRVLSWRDRFGKSNGRVRQEGFVEDDLSPALGEIAKRLVDLAGDVEAEEDNPEDERLETRLETKHQADKVRVLGDTIAAFVGQTMPDAVYWIDETGRTPRRASLHASPVDVGQGLKMALWDKTPGCVLTSATLATTGEASDDDGFGHVKQRLGLDADTTAARFGSPFNYREQCKLIVETGLPEPNDHRFTEHAADRIVHWCRHTEGGAFVLFTSHRALNATAHLVQDELEDAGLRLLLQGRDGQRRGLLDKFRSAENNVLFGTASFWQGVDVQGRALRNVILHKLPFAVPDEPVQQARIERIESAGGNGFMDYSVPEAVIKLRQGFGRLIRSGTDKGIIVLLDGRILTRRYGRHFLAGLPDVEVTQVDHRVADV is encoded by the coding sequence GTGTCGGACGACGCCGCGACCACGCCTGATCTTGCCGAGCGGCTTGCGCCGGGCGGGGCGGTGGCGCGCCGTCTGGGCGACAACTACGAGGCTCGCCCGCAGCAGGTCGCGATGGCCAGTGCGGTCGACGGGGCGCTGCGGAACGGGCAGACGCTGCTGGCTGAGGCGGGGACGGGCGTGGGCAAGTCGTTCGCCTACCTGCTCCCGGCGATCGAAGCTGCCGCGAAGCGCAAGAAGCGTGTCGTCGTCTCGACGCACACGATCGCCCTGCAGGAGCAGATCGTCGACAAGGACGTGCCGCTGCTGCGTGCTGCGACGGGCGAGGAGTTCACGGCCGTCCTCGTCAAAGGTCGCGGCAACTACCTTTGCCTGCGTCGGCTTGACTCGGCCTCGCGAAGGCAGTCGTCGCTGTTTGCCAGTGAGCAGGAACGTTCGTCGCTCGCCGACCTCGAAGCCTGGGCCAGCGAGACGAACGACGGCGACGTCGGGAGCCTGCCGATCCTGCCGGACATGCGCGTCTGGGAGCACGCCCGGGCCGAGGCCGGCAACTGCATGGGCAAGCGCTGCCGCTTCTTCAAAGCCTGTCACTGGCAGGCGGCCAAGCGACGCATGCAGACGGCCAACGTGCTCGTCGTCAACCACGCCCTCTTCTTCAGCGACCTCGCGCTTCGCCTCGCCGGCGTGACGTATCTGCCGAAGTACGACCACGTCGTCTTCGACGAAGCCCACACCCTTGAAGACGCCGCCGCCACGCACTTCGGCCTGCGTGTCGGCGAGGGTGGCGTCAACCGATCGCTCCGCCAGCTCTTCGACGTCAAACGAACCAAGGGCTTCCTGACCACCCTCGCCCGTGCCGGCGGTGACGCGGAGAAGGTCAACGAACTCGTCGGCCTCGTCGCCGACGCGCAGGCGGTGTGCGAGGGCTTTTTCGATCGCGTGCTCTCCTGGCGCGATCGCTTCGGCAAGAGCAACGGCCGGGTCCGGCAGGAAGGCTTCGTCGAGGACGACCTCTCGCCCGCGCTCGGCGAGATCGCCAAGCGCCTCGTCGACCTCGCCGGCGACGTCGAGGCCGAGGAAGACAACCCCGAAGACGAGCGGCTCGAGACGCGACTCGAAACCAAACACCAGGCGGATAAGGTCCGCGTGCTGGGGGACACGATCGCCGCGTTTGTCGGTCAGACGATGCCCGACGCGGTCTACTGGATCGACGAGACCGGCCGAACGCCACGCCGCGCGAGTCTGCACGCGTCGCCCGTCGACGTCGGCCAGGGCCTGAAGATGGCGCTGTGGGACAAGACGCCCGGCTGCGTCCTGACCAGCGCCACGCTCGCCACCACCGGCGAGGCCTCGGACGACGACGGCTTCGGCCACGTCAAGCAGCGGCTCGGCCTCGACGCCGACACGACCGCCGCCCGCTTCGGCTCGCCGTTCAACTATCGCGAGCAGTGCAAGCTGATCGTCGAGACCGGCCTGCCCGAGCCGAACGACCACCGCTTCACCGAACACGCCGCCGATCGCATCGTCCACTGGTGCCGGCACACCGAAGGCGGCGCCTTCGTCCTCTTCACCAGCCACCGCGCGCTCAACGCGACGGCCCACCTCGTCCAGGACGAGCTCGAAGACGCCGGGCTACGCCTCTTGCTGCAAGGCCGCGACGGGCAGCGCCGCGGACTCCTCGACAAGTTCCGCTCGGCCGAGAACAACGTCCTCTTCGGCACAGCCAGCTTCTGGCAAGGCGTCGACGTGCAGGGCCGGGCGCTGCGCAACGTCATCCTGCACAAGCTGCCATTCGCGGTGCCCGACGAGCCGGTGCAGCAGGCACGAATCGAGCGCATCGAATCCGCCGGCGGCAACGGCTTCATGGACTACAGCGTGCCCGAAGCCGTCATCAAGCTGCGCCAAGGCTTCGGCCGGCTCATCCGCAGCGGGACGGACAAAGGCATCATCGTCCTCCTCGACGGCCGGATCCTCACGCGTCGCTACGGCCGACACTTCCTCGCGGGTTTGCCGGACGTGGAGGTGACGCAGGTCGACCATCGCGTCGCGGACGTGTGA
- a CDS encoding DUF5615 family PIN-like protein — MRMLADENVPRPAVEALIQNGHDVKWIRTDSPGISDLDVLAIAQRDERLLLTFDTDFAAMTFRDGRSNPAGLILFRLKPKSPSYVRDRVLAAVETRDEWHGLFATVRDDLIIIRRLSRAQP; from the coding sequence ATGCGGATGCTCGCTGACGAAAATGTCCCACGACCCGCCGTGGAGGCGTTGATCCAAAACGGTCACGACGTCAAGTGGATCAGAACAGACTCGCCCGGCATCTCAGACTTGGACGTGCTCGCCATCGCGCAACGCGACGAGCGTCTTCTACTGACATTCGACACCGACTTTGCGGCGATGACCTTTCGCGACGGCCGCTCGAACCCCGCCGGGTTGATTCTCTTCCGGTTGAAGCCGAAGTCGCCGAGCTACGTGCGAGATCGAGTCCTTGCCGCCGTTGAGACACGTGACGAATGGCATGGCTTGTTCGCGACCGTTCGAGACGACCTGATCATCATTCGACGCCTGAGCAGAGCGCAACCCTGA
- a CDS encoding DUF433 domain-containing protein codes for MDRIEAREDIQAGKPVIRGTRLTVEFILDLLANGWSTDDVVDSYPGVEPDDVRACLVFARERLEEERVLPLQSIR; via the coding sequence GTGGATCGCATCGAAGCACGAGAGGACATTCAAGCCGGGAAGCCGGTCATCCGAGGGACCCGGCTGACAGTGGAATTCATCCTGGATCTGCTCGCCAACGGCTGGTCGACGGATGATGTCGTTGACAGCTATCCCGGCGTCGAACCCGACGATGTCCGAGCGTGCCTCGTTTTCGCTCGTGAGCGGTTAGAGGAGGAGCGTGTCCTTCCCCTCCAAAGCATCCGATAG
- a CDS encoding heavy metal translocating P-type ATPase, with the protein MSDVEIGMAELLVEGMHCASCVANVSRAAKRIDGLREITIDLANGRAQVDLDDARRIDAVADAISDAGFPARPADDAATLVSQASDRHAQQERARLAAERWKWRAIIGLVLWVPAESLHWGTVLLTGGHDHAGTTWMTWVGVVAGTAVMLIAGRAFFASAWRAAKRRTTNMDTLIALGGGTAYGYSAVALVGHLLLGWPLAELYFAESAALFTLISLGHWLEARARDKTGDAIRALLDLAPQTALRLPPDTEAEASGPDRPARKRLSLTIRAPEAEEVPADTLRPGDRVLVKPAMTVPADGTVESGRGGVDESMLTGEPMPVAKAAGDTVVGGSVNREGSLVVRITAAGSETTLASIVKLVETAQASRPPVQKLADQISAIFVPVVLVIAALTATAWLVLGFASDKATPGVWGDAARATCSVLIIACPCALGLAVPAAIMVGTGRGARRGILLRDIDAIQNAAAVDTVVFDKTGTLTTGSPTVARVVATSDVDERELLRLAASAEQSSEHPLAAAVVANARDQQIELSEATDFTNHPGLGVEAIVEHRRITVGHASLIDAATPVADASGTIAHIALDGQPVGYVELRDAPRNDAADVVRHLRDRGLNVQLLTGDRHEAAEAIARQLGIETIHADVRPDGKQAVIEKLKADGRRVAMVGDGVNDAPALAAAHVGIALAAGTDAAKQAGHVVLMSDRLTDVPAALLLSRRTMRVIKQNLFLAFIYNVTAIPIAAAGFLEPEIAAGAMALSDISVLGNALRLRRAKIG; encoded by the coding sequence TTGTCCGACGTAGAAATCGGCATGGCGGAACTGCTCGTCGAAGGCATGCACTGTGCCAGCTGCGTCGCCAACGTCAGCCGGGCGGCGAAGCGCATCGACGGTCTCCGTGAGATCACGATCGACCTCGCCAACGGCCGGGCACAAGTCGACCTCGACGACGCGCGGCGCATCGATGCGGTGGCCGACGCCATCAGCGACGCCGGCTTCCCGGCCAGGCCTGCGGACGATGCGGCGACACTCGTCTCGCAGGCGAGCGATCGTCACGCCCAGCAGGAACGAGCCCGACTCGCCGCCGAGCGGTGGAAATGGCGTGCCATCATCGGCCTGGTCCTCTGGGTGCCCGCCGAGTCGCTGCACTGGGGAACCGTGCTCCTGACGGGCGGCCACGACCACGCCGGCACGACGTGGATGACGTGGGTCGGCGTCGTCGCAGGCACCGCCGTGATGCTCATCGCAGGCCGGGCGTTCTTCGCCAGCGCTTGGCGCGCAGCGAAGCGTCGCACGACCAACATGGACACGCTCATCGCACTAGGCGGTGGGACGGCCTACGGCTACTCCGCCGTCGCGCTCGTCGGCCACCTGCTGCTCGGCTGGCCTCTGGCGGAGCTCTACTTCGCCGAGTCGGCAGCACTGTTCACGCTCATCTCGCTGGGCCACTGGCTCGAAGCCCGAGCCCGCGACAAGACCGGCGACGCCATCCGCGCCCTGCTCGACCTCGCGCCACAAACAGCCCTGCGCCTTCCACCCGACACCGAAGCGGAAGCTTCGGGTCCCGACCGACCCGCACGCAAACGCCTCTCACTCACCATCCGTGCCCCCGAGGCCGAGGAAGTCCCCGCCGACACCCTCCGCCCGGGCGATCGCGTCCTCGTGAAGCCCGCGATGACCGTCCCCGCCGACGGCACCGTCGAGTCGGGCCGCGGCGGGGTGGACGAATCGATGCTCACCGGCGAACCCATGCCCGTCGCAAAGGCCGCGGGTGACACCGTGGTCGGCGGCAGCGTCAATCGCGAAGGCTCGCTCGTCGTCCGCATCACGGCCGCAGGGTCGGAGACGACGCTCGCGTCGATCGTCAAGCTCGTCGAGACGGCCCAAGCCTCTCGCCCGCCCGTGCAGAAGCTGGCGGATCAGATCTCGGCGATCTTCGTGCCGGTCGTCCTCGTGATTGCCGCACTGACAGCCACCGCGTGGCTCGTGCTCGGGTTCGCCAGCGACAAAGCGACGCCCGGCGTCTGGGGCGATGCGGCCCGGGCAACGTGCAGCGTGCTCATCATCGCTTGCCCGTGTGCCCTCGGATTGGCGGTGCCGGCGGCGATCATGGTCGGCACAGGCCGCGGTGCGCGACGCGGCATCCTGCTTCGCGACATCGACGCCATCCAGAACGCCGCGGCCGTCGACACAGTCGTCTTCGACAAGACCGGCACACTCACGACGGGCTCGCCGACGGTTGCACGCGTAGTTGCAACCAGCGACGTCGACGAACGAGAGCTACTGCGTCTCGCCGCATCGGCCGAGCAGTCCAGCGAGCACCCGTTGGCCGCCGCGGTCGTCGCGAATGCACGCGATCAGCAGATCGAGCTGTCGGAAGCCACCGACTTCACCAACCACCCAGGCCTCGGCGTCGAGGCAATCGTCGAACACCGACGCATCACTGTCGGACACGCCTCGCTGATCGACGCCGCGACGCCAGTCGCGGATGCCTCAGGCACGATCGCCCACATCGCCCTCGACGGGCAACCCGTCGGCTATGTCGAACTTCGCGACGCCCCACGCAACGATGCCGCCGACGTCGTCCGCCACCTCCGCGATCGCGGCCTCAACGTCCAACTCCTCACCGGCGATCGCCACGAAGCCGCCGAAGCCATCGCCCGGCAACTCGGTATCGAAACCATCCACGCCGACGTCCGCCCTGACGGAAAGCAGGCCGTCATTGAAAAGCTCAAGGCCGATGGCCGCCGGGTCGCGATGGTCGGCGACGGCGTGAACGACGCCCCTGCCCTCGCCGCCGCCCACGTCGGCATCGCCCTCGCCGCCGGCACCGACGCCGCCAAACAGGCCGGTCACGTCGTGCTCATGAGCGACCGCCTCACCGACGTCCCGGCCGCCTTGCTGCTGAGCCGCCGGACAATGCGCGTGATCAAGCAGAACCTGTTCCTGGCCTTCATTTACAACGTCACCGCCATCCCCATCGCAGCCGCGGGCTTCCTCGAACCCGAAATCGCCGCCGGCGCGATGGCCCTCTCCGACATCAGCGTCCTCGGCAACGCCCTGCGGCTGCGTCGGGCGAAGATAGGGTAG
- a CDS encoding ferredoxin family protein has product MPHVIAQPCIGTKDTSCVEVCPVDCIHPIGDADDFDSAEQLYIDPDVCIDCGLCVDECPVQAIFPQEDLPAEWSSFIEKNGDYFKDKE; this is encoded by the coding sequence ATGCCCCACGTCATCGCCCAGCCCTGCATCGGTACCAAAGACACCAGCTGCGTGGAGGTCTGCCCCGTCGACTGCATCCACCCCATCGGCGACGCCGATGACTTCGACTCGGCCGAACAGCTCTACATCGACCCCGACGTCTGCATCGACTGCGGCCTGTGCGTCGACGAATGCCCGGTGCAGGCCATCTTCCCGCAGGAAGACCTGCCGGCGGAGTGGTCTTCGTTCATCGAGAAGAACGGGGACTACTTCAAAGACAAGGAGTAG
- the rpoN gene encoding RNA polymerase factor sigma-54 produces the protein MQLTQSAGMRMEQRQLLTPRMIQSMEILQMPLTALEERIDQELEKNPVLEVAEARVDRDELPRDDSVREENQALDLDTRDEASAEDFARLDRISDYLENEEFSPSYERTGGYDVHGPSTGSYAGERDAKLDAMNNTASRGASLDEHLLDQWSLIDHCSANAGKADNVCRAGRILIGYLDDRGYLPMSVAEVRDDALSRGRTSDVPEMADFDEAFKLIRRQLEPAGVGATSLSDCLLLQLDALANDVETAEGHDFELERQLVTTFLKDLEQNRYPQIAKKTGRSIATLQAAVKRLGRLHPHPGKLIAPDEAPPITPDATIRWDDDLKDYDVTMARDPAPDLQIRSLYKKLLRQSRNGTELNGHDEPADDDNEAVGEPLKNKDERKQLRDFLGNNVRNARWLIESIEQRRGTIERVIRKVLEHQRDFFDKGPEHLKPLPMIGVAEELGIHVATVSRAVSEKWIDTPRGLFPLRRFFSGGTTTEDGQDMSWDAVKEKLRAIIEREDKAKPLNDDEIVVKLDEQGIELARRTVAKYRKILGIPTARQRRTF, from the coding sequence ATGCAGTTAACACAATCGGCAGGCATGCGGATGGAGCAGCGGCAGCTGCTCACGCCCCGCATGATCCAGTCGATGGAGATCCTGCAGATGCCGCTGACGGCGCTGGAGGAGCGCATCGATCAGGAGCTCGAAAAGAACCCCGTCCTCGAAGTCGCAGAAGCCCGAGTCGACCGCGACGAACTGCCGCGGGACGACAGCGTTCGCGAGGAGAACCAAGCTCTCGACCTCGACACACGCGACGAAGCCAGCGCCGAAGACTTCGCCCGCCTTGATCGCATCAGCGACTACCTCGAGAACGAGGAGTTCAGCCCCAGCTACGAACGCACCGGCGGCTATGACGTCCACGGTCCGAGCACCGGCAGCTACGCAGGCGAACGCGACGCCAAGCTCGACGCGATGAACAACACCGCCTCGCGTGGGGCGTCGCTGGACGAGCATCTGCTGGACCAGTGGAGCCTGATCGACCACTGTTCCGCCAACGCCGGCAAGGCCGACAACGTCTGCCGGGCTGGTCGCATCCTCATCGGCTACCTCGACGATCGCGGTTACCTGCCGATGTCGGTGGCCGAGGTGCGCGACGACGCGCTGTCGCGTGGCCGGACGAGCGACGTGCCGGAGATGGCCGACTTCGACGAGGCGTTCAAGCTCATCCGAAGGCAGCTCGAGCCGGCGGGCGTCGGAGCGACGTCGCTTTCAGATTGCCTGCTCCTCCAGCTCGACGCGCTTGCCAACGACGTGGAGACGGCCGAGGGGCACGATTTCGAGTTAGAGCGTCAACTCGTCACCACGTTCCTGAAGGACCTGGAGCAGAACCGCTACCCACAGATTGCCAAGAAGACCGGCCGAAGCATCGCGACCCTGCAAGCGGCAGTGAAGCGCCTCGGCCGACTCCATCCGCACCCGGGCAAGCTGATCGCGCCAGACGAAGCCCCGCCGATCACGCCCGACGCGACGATCCGTTGGGACGACGATCTGAAGGACTACGACGTCACGATGGCACGGGACCCGGCGCCTGACCTGCAGATCCGCTCGCTTTACAAGAAGCTCCTTCGTCAAAGCCGCAACGGCACCGAGCTCAACGGCCACGACGAGCCGGCCGACGACGACAACGAAGCCGTCGGTGAGCCTTTGAAGAACAAGGACGAACGCAAGCAGCTCCGGGACTTCCTCGGCAACAACGTCCGCAACGCCCGCTGGCTCATCGAGTCCATCGAGCAACGCCGCGGCACGATCGAGCGCGTCATCCGCAAGGTGCTCGAGCACCAGCGTGACTTCTTCGACAAGGGGCCGGAACACCTCAAGCCGCTGCCGATGATCGGCGTGGCGGAAGAGCTGGGCATCCACGTCGCCACCGTCAGCCGAGCCGTCAGCGAGAAGTGGATCGACACGCCTCGCGGCCTCTTCCCTCTCCGCCGCTTCTTCTCCGGCGGCACGACCACCGAAGACGGCCAGGACATGAGCTGGGACGCGGTGAAGGAGAAGCTCCGCGCGATCATCGAACGCGAAGACAAGGCCAAGCCGCTCAACGACGACGAGATCGTCGTCAAGCTCGACGAACAGGGCATCGAACTCGCCCGCCGCACTGTCGCCAAGTACCGCAAAATCCTCGGCATCCCAACGGCCCGCCAGCGACGCACGTTCTGA